The DNA window GGTGGCGTCGCCCACTTCACGGCGGGAGAGGCTGTTGACGATATGGACGATGGTCTGGGTCTCGAGGTCATGGATCACGACCTCGGCGAACGGAAACAGCAGGACGGCAATGCCGTCGGCGAGCGGCCGGGTGCGTGCGAGGAGGAGGCGTTGGGCCGTGGTCTGACCGGTGCGGGTGCCAGTGGCCTTGGGGGCTTTTGACATTGAAAGTCCACAATAGACGCTTGAGTCCAGTTCCGTCAAGGCACCTGCCCCGCGCCGACGATGCCGAGCGGAAGACGGCCTCGGCACCACGAACTACATTTCGGTTGGGCTGGCCGTGTCCTGGTGGCGCCGTCGTGAATCAGCGGTCTAGACCCCGGACGGCCGGACGGCGTCCAAGCAAGCGTCCTCCCAACCGGATCCAACCCATGTCTCGTTCGCCATTCCGTCCGTCCGGGCTCGCCGTGACCGTGACCGCGACCCTCGCGCTGGGGACCGCGATGGCGGAGGAGGAAAAGGGCTCGATCCGGGTGGGAAAACTCGCCGACCTCGTAGTGCCCACCAAGAACAGCATGACGGTTCCCGAAGACGAGAGCCCGACGGCGCGGGTGGCGATGACGATCCTTGGCGGGACAGTCGTGTACGACAAGAAGTAGCAGGGGGGCGCCAGGTCGTTGGGTGGGGCAGAACTCCGAGGAGAACGGGAGGCGTTTCGGTTAACGGAACAGTCCGATCAGCGCCGCAATGTCTCGCTCCGACCACCCCCGCGCGGCGGCCTCCGCCAACAACCCCTCGGCGGCGGCGGTGAGCGGCAACGGCGCCCCAGTCTCCCGCCCCACCACATCGATCAGACCGAGATCCTTCGCATAGAGACGGAGCGGCGCACCCGCCTCGAAGTTCCCAGCCAGGACTCTGCCTAACGTTCGCTCCAGCATCTTCGACTGTCCGAAACTCACCTTCACCACCTCGCCCACCGCCGCGAGGTCGAGGCCGGCCCGCTCAGCGAATGCGAGCGCCTCAGCTGCCGCTGCGCCGTGCACGAAAGTCAGTAATTGGTTGACCAGCTTGGTGAGCGAGCCCGCGCCGACCTCGCCCATCCGGACGACGGTCTTGCCGTACGCCCGCATGACCGGCCCCGCCCGCTCGAAGGTCGTAGCCGTGCCCCCCGCCATGATCGTCAGGGTTCCCTGCTCCGCTCCCTCGGGGCCGCCGCTCATCGGGGCATCGAGAAAGCCCATCCCCTTGGCGCCGAGACCGACGCCGATCTCGCGGGCCAGATCGGGGCCGATGGTGCCGTGGTCGAGCGCTATCGATCCGGAACGAGCCCGGTTCACGACACCATCGGGGCCAAGAAACACCTCGCGCGAGGTCTCGACCCGGTCGAGACAGGCGCAGATCACGTCGGCTTCCGCCGCGACATCACCCGCGCTGCCTAACACCCTAGCCCCCGCCGCTCGGAGCCCATCGGCCTTGGCTGCGGTCCGGTTGTACACCAGAAGCGGAAACCCGGCCTTGAGCAGATTGCGGCACATCGGGAGCCCCATCCGGCCCAGACCGATGAACCCAACGACCGGAAGTGGCTCAGCCATCGGTGACGCACCCTTCCGACGCGGGCCCGACCGCCCGGGCGTACTTGAGCAGCACCCCGTGCTTCGCCTTGAGCGGTGGCGCCCGCCACGCCTTCCGTCGCCGCTCCCACTCGGCCGGGTCGACCGCGGCGCTCATGGTGCGGGTGGTGGCGTCGATCGCGATCCGGTCGCCATCCTGGAGTAAGGCGATGGGCCCGCCCTCCTGCGCTTCGGGCGTCACATGCCCCACCACGAAGCCGTGGGTGCCGCCGGAAAAGCGGCCATCGGTAATCAGCGCCACCGAGGTGCCGAGTGCCGAGCCCATGATCGCCCCGGTAATCGAGAGCATTTCGGGCATGCCGGGGCCGCCTTTCGGCCCTTCGTAGCGAATCACCACCACGTCACCCGGTCGGACTGCCTTCCCCTCGAGCGCGGCCATCGCGTCTTCTTCGGCGTCGAACACCCGGGCGGGGCCTTCGAATCGCATCCCTTCCTTGCCGGTGATTTTGGCCACGGCCCCGTCGGGCGCCAGGTTGCCACGAAGAATCTCGATGTGCCCGGTCGGCTTGAACGGGCGGTCGATCGGCCGGATCACTTCCTGGCCCGCCTTGAGGCCGGGAAGTTCAGCCAAGTTTTCCGCTACCGTTCGGCCGGTCACCGTGGGGCAGCGACCGTCGAGCAGGCCGAGTTCGAGGAGATACTTCATGACCGCGGGGGTGCCCCCGACCTGGTGGAGGTCCTCCATGACGTACCGGCCGCTGGGCTTCAAGTCCGCGAGGAACGGCACTCGGTTGCTGGCCGCCTGGAAGTCGTCGATCGAAAGCGGCACCCCGGCCGACCGGGCAATGGCCAACAAGTGAAGCACCGCGTTGGTCGACCCGCCTAACGCCATGACCACCACCATCGCGTTCTCGAAGCTGGCCCGGCAGACGATCTGCCGGGGGGTGAGCCCGGTTTCGAGGAGGCCGCGGAGCGCCGCCCCGGCCCGGAGGCACTCGTCGTGCTTAAGCGGATCGGTGGCCGGCGTCGAGGAGCTGTACGGCAGGGTCAGGCCCAGGGCCTCCGCCGCGGTGGCCATGGTATTGGCCGTGTACATCCCGCCACAGGCCCCGGCCCCCGGGCAAGCATGACGGACGACGGCGTCGACCGACGCTTGGGTCCGGGTTCCACCCAGAAACTCGCCATAGCTCTGGAAGACCGAAACGATGTCGAGGGTCTCCCCGGCGTGGTGGCCCGGCCGGATCGTGCCGCCGAAGATCATCAAGG is part of the Gemmatimonadota bacterium genome and encodes:
- a CDS encoding NAD(P)-dependent oxidoreductase, yielding MAEPLPVVGFIGLGRMGLPMCRNLLKAGFPLLVYNRTAAKADGLRAAGARVLGSAGDVAAEADVICACLDRVETSREVFLGPDGVVNRARSGSIALDHGTIGPDLAREIGVGLGAKGMGFLDAPMSGGPEGAEQGTLTIMAGGTATTFERAGPVMRAYGKTVVRMGEVGAGSLTKLVNQLLTFVHGAAAAEALAFAERAGLDLAAVGEVVKVSFGQSKMLERTLGRVLAGNFEAGAPLRLYAKDLGLIDVVGRETGAPLPLTAAAEGLLAEAAARGWSERDIAALIGLFR
- the ilvD gene encoding dihydroxy-acid dehydratase, which gives rise to MRLPVALNRYSARLTQARAQVGSRAMLFGAGLTESDLDKAQVGIASMWFDGNPCNMHLLGLADIVKEGVISAGMLGMRFNTIGVSDGISMGTEGMCYSLPSREVIADSIETIMSAQWYDGLIAIPGCDKNLPGSLIAMVRLDRPALMIFGGTIRPGHHAGETLDIVSVFQSYGEFLGGTRTQASVDAVVRHACPGAGACGGMYTANTMATAAEALGLTLPYSSSTPATDPLKHDECLRAGAALRGLLETGLTPRQIVCRASFENAMVVVMALGGSTNAVLHLLAIARSAGVPLSIDDFQAASNRVPFLADLKPSGRYVMEDLHQVGGTPAVMKYLLELGLLDGRCPTVTGRTVAENLAELPGLKAGQEVIRPIDRPFKPTGHIEILRGNLAPDGAVAKITGKEGMRFEGPARVFDAEEDAMAALEGKAVRPGDVVVIRYEGPKGGPGMPEMLSITGAIMGSALGTSVALITDGRFSGGTHGFVVGHVTPEAQEGGPIALLQDGDRIAIDATTRTMSAAVDPAEWERRRKAWRAPPLKAKHGVLLKYARAVGPASEGCVTDG